Proteins encoded together in one Benincasa hispida cultivar B227 chromosome 1, ASM972705v1, whole genome shotgun sequence window:
- the LOC120076012 gene encoding uncharacterized mitochondrial protein AtMg00820-like, with amino-acid sequence MITRSKSRIFKPKALLAIVPSTSPTIPIEPPNYKVALADPQWKQVMVAEYEALIRNNTWSLVPLPPKRKAIRCKWAFHIKLRLTSELEHYKARLVAQGHTQEFGIDYFETFNPVIFGCVIWLEC; translated from the coding sequence ATGATAACTCGGTCCAAATCTAGAATTTTCAAACCCAAGGCCCTCTTAGCTATTGTTCCCTCTACCTCACCAACCATACCCATCGAACCACCAAACTACAAGGTTGCTCTTGCTGATCCACAGTGGAAACAAGTAATGGTTGCTGAATATGAGGCCTTAATAAGGAACAACACTTGGTCCTTGGTCCCATTACCTCCCAAACGCAAGGCTATAAGATGTAAGTGGGCGTTTCACATAAAGCTAAGGCTCACAAGTGAACTTGAACATTATAAGGCTCGATTAGTTGCACAAGGGCACACCCAAGAGTTTGGCATAGACTATTTTGAGACCTTCAACCCCGTCATCTTTGGTTGTGTCATTTGGTTGGAATGTTAG